A genomic stretch from Petrimonas mucosa includes:
- the ltrA gene encoding group II intron reverse transcriptase/maturase has product MNPGKHGNLQMSLFDEWERGQKVKGTDVFSSGSGLVRDEWLSGCKEERALTQDLMSDITDLKNLDAALRQVISNRGSAGIDGMTVDELRDWLNSHHRELQRQLMTGTYQVTAVKEVLIPKPDGGKRQLGIPTVKDRLVQQAISQVLSKRYDPIFSEYSYGFRPRRNAHQALRKAGEYVAEGKDWVIDIDLAKFFDEVNHDRLLWQLSTRVGDKRVLKLIGKFLRAGMLIGGMANQRVKGTPQGSPLSPLLSNIVLDELDKELERRGHCFVRYADDIIIMVGSEPAAERSMQSLSKFIENRMRLRINKEKSHIVRPHQLNYLGHTILKGGSLGLSRKSEQRFKAKLKSLTKRNRGISFDQLISELNPVLRGWLNYFKHAKMKSRLRNLEAWLRRRLRCYRLKQCKRALGIARFLTKLGVPWNRSWTTAGSSKGWFRLSMTHAAHEGMNLEWFKKTGLYSLTANYG; this is encoded by the coding sequence ATGAACCCAGGTAAACACGGGAACTTACAGATGAGTCTTTTTGACGAATGGGAGCGTGGCCAAAAGGTGAAGGGGACTGACGTATTCAGTTCAGGAAGCGGTTTGGTACGGGACGAGTGGTTGTCAGGTTGCAAAGAGGAACGAGCCTTAACCCAAGATTTAATGAGTGATATAACGGACTTAAAGAATCTTGATGCCGCATTGCGGCAAGTAATCAGTAACAGGGGAAGTGCGGGCATTGACGGGATGACCGTTGACGAACTTAGAGATTGGCTTAACAGCCACCACCGAGAACTTCAACGCCAGTTAATGACAGGCACATACCAAGTTACGGCAGTTAAAGAGGTATTAATCCCGAAGCCTGATGGCGGGAAACGCCAACTGGGTATTCCCACGGTCAAAGATCGCTTGGTACAACAAGCGATAAGCCAAGTACTGTCGAAACGTTATGACCCTATATTCTCCGAATACAGCTACGGTTTTCGTCCACGGCGTAACGCTCATCAAGCATTACGTAAAGCGGGCGAATACGTGGCCGAAGGAAAGGATTGGGTTATCGACATAGACTTGGCAAAATTCTTTGACGAGGTGAATCACGACCGATTGCTTTGGCAGTTAAGTACTCGCGTTGGTGACAAGCGCGTACTTAAGTTGATAGGTAAATTTCTTCGAGCAGGAATGCTAATCGGGGGGATGGCCAATCAACGGGTGAAAGGGACACCGCAAGGCAGCCCACTATCACCCCTGTTGTCGAATATCGTCTTAGACGAACTGGACAAGGAGTTAGAGCGGAGAGGACACTGCTTTGTACGCTACGCCGATGATATTATCATAATGGTCGGAAGCGAACCAGCCGCGGAGCGATCGATGCAAAGCCTCTCCAAGTTTATCGAAAATCGGATGCGATTAAGAATAAACAAGGAAAAGAGCCATATCGTCCGTCCTCATCAACTCAATTATCTCGGTCATACTATCTTAAAAGGCGGGAGTTTAGGATTAAGCCGAAAGAGCGAACAACGCTTCAAGGCGAAACTAAAATCGCTTACCAAACGCAACAGGGGCATTAGCTTCGATCAGTTAATAAGCGAGCTAAATCCCGTTCTACGAGGCTGGCTAAACTACTTCAAGCACGCAAAGATGAAAAGTCGTCTTCGCAACCTTGAAGCTTGGCTTCGTCGTAGATTAAGATGCTATCGTTTAAAACAATGCAAACGGGCGTTGGGCATAGCCAGGTTCTTGACCAAGTTGGGCGTTCCTTGGAACCGGAGCTGGACAACGGCGGGAAGTTCTAAGGGATGGTTTAGACTGTCAATGACCCACGCTGCACACGAGGGAATGAACCTTGAATGGTTCAAGAAAACGGGACTTTACAGTTTAACGGCCAATTACGGTTAA
- a CDS encoding AMP-binding protein → MLERFLKQTSFKSHQDFVENYEIRVPENFNFAYDIVDEWAKRAPLKRALCWTNDKGQHRDMSFSELKELSDKTASFLLDLGIRKGDMVMLILKRNIEFWYTILALHKIGAVAIPATHLLTDKDIIYRANAADIKAIIATYDDNLVDHVNRSMASSPSVKYRIVIGDTIPEGWIDFSKGVEQAPEFVRPAEGTSNGEIMLLYFTSGTTGQPKMVIHDFTYPLGHITTAKFWHNLHENSIHLTLADTGWAKAVWGKLYGQWIVGACVFVYDFEGRFIPADVLEVISKYRVTSLCAPPTIFRFLIREELEKYDLSALEYCTTAGEALNPSVFETFYRKTGIKMMEAFGQTETAPTVVTFPWIEPKPGSMGVPNPLYKMDLLTHDGRSAEDGEQGEIVFRTDGGRPLSLFMGYYRDEELTRSVYADNLYHTGDMAWRDEDGYYWFVGRKDDIIKSSGYRIGPFEVESAVMTHPAVVECAITGVPDEIRGQVIKATIVLAPQYKEKASDELKRDIQEHVKKVTAPYKYPRIIEFVNELPKTISGKIRRVEIREKRN, encoded by the coding sequence ATGTTAGAACGATTTTTAAAGCAAACCTCATTCAAGTCGCATCAGGATTTTGTAGAGAACTATGAGATTCGTGTCCCCGAGAATTTCAATTTTGCCTACGATATAGTGGATGAGTGGGCAAAGAGGGCCCCTCTCAAACGGGCATTGTGCTGGACAAACGACAAGGGTCAGCATCGGGATATGAGTTTCTCCGAATTAAAGGAGCTGTCCGACAAGACAGCATCGTTTCTTCTCGATCTGGGTATCCGGAAAGGCGACATGGTGATGTTGATACTGAAACGGAACATCGAGTTCTGGTATACCATACTGGCCTTGCACAAGATTGGGGCCGTAGCCATTCCCGCCACACACCTACTTACCGACAAAGACATCATCTACCGCGCCAACGCGGCCGATATCAAGGCGATAATCGCCACATACGACGACAACCTGGTTGATCATGTCAACCGCTCCATGGCCTCCTCCCCCTCGGTAAAATACCGTATCGTGATCGGGGATACCATTCCCGAAGGGTGGATCGATTTCAGTAAAGGTGTGGAACAGGCTCCGGAATTTGTCCGTCCGGCAGAGGGTACATCAAATGGGGAGATCATGCTCCTCTACTTTACGTCGGGCACGACAGGACAACCCAAAATGGTCATTCATGATTTCACCTATCCCCTAGGTCATATCACCACCGCGAAATTCTGGCACAACCTGCACGAGAACAGTATACATCTCACGCTGGCCGATACCGGATGGGCAAAAGCCGTGTGGGGGAAACTGTACGGACAGTGGATTGTGGGGGCATGCGTATTTGTCTACGATTTTGAGGGGCGATTTATCCCGGCCGATGTCCTGGAGGTGATTTCAAAGTATCGTGTAACCTCACTCTGTGCTCCGCCAACCATTTTCAGGTTCCTTATCCGCGAAGAGCTGGAGAAGTATGATCTGTCGGCACTGGAATACTGCACCACTGCAGGGGAGGCACTCAATCCGTCGGTCTTTGAGACCTTCTACCGAAAAACGGGTATTAAGATGATGGAAGCGTTCGGTCAGACCGAAACGGCACCCACTGTCGTCACCTTTCCTTGGATCGAACCCAAACCCGGCTCAATGGGTGTGCCCAATCCGCTCTACAAGATGGATCTGCTCACGCACGACGGCCGCTCTGCCGAGGATGGCGAACAGGGTGAAATTGTTTTCCGTACCGACGGGGGCCGTCCCCTATCCCTGTTCATGGGATATTATCGCGATGAAGAGCTTACGCGCAGTGTCTATGCCGACAACCTCTACCATACCGGCGATATGGCCTGGCGCGACGAAGATGGGTACTACTGGTTTGTAGGCCGGAAGGACGATATCATCAAAAGCTCGGGATACCGCATCGGTCCATTTGAGGTAGAGAGTGCAGTCATGACCCATCCCGCTGTAGTGGAGTGCGCCATCACCGGTGTTCCCGACGAGATCCGCGGCCAGGTGATCAAGGCCACCATCGTTCTGGCGCCTCAATACAAGGAGAAGGCATCCGACGAACTGAAACGCGACATTCAGGAGCATGTGAAAAAAGTGACCGCACCCTATAAGTATCCGCGGATCATTGAATTTGTCAATGAACTGCCCAAAACCATCAGCGGAAAGATCCGGCGGGTGGAGATCAGGGAAAAGCGGAACTGA
- a CDS encoding tetratricopeptide repeat protein — MNPNETSKIYAAVLDHVENNRLKDAFDTLKSWAAALQNWSAAEKISELETNYRYMIHYLVEGKKDPDQQKIYSRLVRGIYLLADDLSEQWQIRNSSALFFEKARIANIRQPLSLNEYRDIICQLVDTSAIIELMPEGEEKKSRLHQNSIKQEETVQDLFYSLFSSPRATDEEVKAYRDFTSHTLIPTSVKCMLISALTMNLLQRFDPKKFDFLLESCYHPESEIALRAVVGIVPVLREYKKRWIHYPEITGRLSVMADDAIFSRRLVSVIIQFIQAHETEKITKKLTEEILPGMMKLSPMIGKKINLEEWMGESGLEEKNPEWQKILDEAGLTDKLQEFADMQLGGADVFHSTFSNLKNYPFFNEMSNWFLPFDKRHSSLHSFFSERPEDDNLLSTLLNTTMICNSDKYSFCFSLMLMPEQYRNMMATQLGAESDELKKMTEEELLLNPNQQEETICKQYIQDLYRFFKLFQRRNDFVDIFSAPLDYHRLQPLYPVVQRTANLERIALYYFEKNNFREAADAYLMLTGMGSATNETWQKIGYCYQMLGMVKKGLDAYLKADLMDENNTWVLRRIAHCYRLLKEPESALHYYRRLEQLTPDDLNIQLNIGHCYLELDQYAEALNYYFKVDLLSHDNTRAWRSIAWCAFLSRKFDVAQRYYAQIIENRPNTHDYLNAGHVELCLLNTKKAVELYVQAVRSAGSLSTFQTLFDEDLDELREAGVNMEILPIILDKVRYDT; from the coding sequence ATGAACCCGAACGAAACCTCAAAGATATATGCTGCTGTACTGGATCATGTTGAAAATAACAGGCTAAAGGATGCTTTTGACACCTTGAAGTCGTGGGCAGCCGCCCTACAGAACTGGTCGGCAGCAGAGAAGATATCCGAGCTGGAGACCAACTACCGGTATATGATCCACTACCTGGTTGAAGGGAAGAAGGATCCTGATCAGCAGAAAATATACTCCCGTCTGGTTCGCGGCATATATCTGCTGGCCGACGATCTGTCGGAACAGTGGCAAATCCGCAACAGCTCCGCTCTTTTTTTCGAAAAGGCAAGAATAGCCAATATCAGGCAACCTTTGTCACTGAATGAATACCGCGATATCATCTGTCAGCTGGTAGATACCTCTGCCATCATCGAACTGATGCCGGAGGGTGAGGAGAAAAAGAGCCGTCTCCACCAGAACAGCATCAAACAGGAGGAGACCGTACAGGATCTCTTTTACAGTCTCTTCTCATCGCCAAGGGCAACAGACGAAGAGGTAAAAGCCTACCGTGATTTTACTTCCCATACGCTTATCCCGACCAGTGTCAAATGCATGTTGATTTCAGCCCTTACAATGAATCTGCTGCAACGTTTCGATCCGAAAAAGTTCGATTTTCTGCTGGAAAGTTGCTATCACCCGGAATCGGAGATTGCATTACGTGCCGTCGTTGGGATAGTTCCGGTCTTAAGGGAGTACAAAAAGCGGTGGATCCATTATCCCGAAATTACCGGCAGGTTGTCGGTCATGGCGGATGACGCGATCTTCTCGCGCCGGCTCGTTTCGGTTATCATTCAATTTATCCAGGCTCACGAGACGGAAAAGATCACAAAAAAACTTACCGAGGAGATCCTTCCCGGGATGATGAAACTGAGTCCGATGATCGGTAAAAAGATTAATCTGGAGGAGTGGATGGGTGAAAGCGGGCTGGAGGAGAAGAATCCCGAGTGGCAGAAAATTTTGGACGAGGCAGGATTGACCGACAAACTGCAGGAGTTTGCCGACATGCAGTTAGGTGGCGCGGATGTCTTCCATTCCACTTTCTCCAACCTGAAGAACTACCCGTTCTTCAACGAGATGAGCAACTGGTTCCTGCCATTCGATAAGCGCCACAGTTCACTTCATTCATTCTTTTCGGAAAGACCGGAGGACGACAACCTGCTATCAACCCTGCTCAATACGACGATGATCTGCAATTCCGACAAATACTCGTTTTGCTTCAGTCTCATGCTTATGCCGGAACAATACCGCAACATGATGGCAACGCAGCTGGGTGCGGAAAGCGATGAACTGAAAAAGATGACAGAAGAGGAGCTACTGCTTAATCCAAATCAACAGGAGGAGACCATCTGCAAGCAGTATATCCAGGATCTCTACCGTTTCTTTAAACTTTTCCAGAGGAGAAACGACTTCGTTGATATCTTTAGCGCCCCCCTCGATTACCACCGTCTTCAACCGTTATACCCGGTTGTTCAGCGTACGGCGAACCTCGAACGAATAGCCCTCTATTATTTTGAGAAAAACAACTTCAGGGAGGCGGCCGATGCCTATCTGATGCTGACAGGGATGGGAAGTGCAACCAACGAAACCTGGCAGAAGATCGGCTACTGCTACCAGATGCTGGGCATGGTAAAAAAGGGGCTCGACGCCTACCTGAAGGCTGATCTGATGGACGAGAACAACACTTGGGTGTTGCGTCGCATTGCCCATTGTTATCGCCTGTTGAAAGAGCCGGAAAGTGCATTGCACTATTATCGCCGGCTGGAACAATTGACGCCTGACGACCTCAATATTCAGCTTAATATTGGCCATTGTTACCTGGAACTAGACCAGTACGCCGAGGCACTGAACTATTACTTCAAGGTGGATCTGTTGAGTCACGACAATACCCGGGCCTGGCGCTCCATTGCCTGGTGCGCATTTCTGTCGCGCAAGTTCGATGTAGCCCAGCGTTACTATGCGCAGATAATTGAAAACAGGCCCAACACCCATGACTATCTGAATGCCGGGCATGTGGAGCTTTGTCTCCTAAACACAAAAAAAGCGGTAGAACTCTACGTTCAGGCGGTGAGATCGGCAGGCAGCCTCTCCACTTTTCAAACGCTGTTTGATGAGGATCTCGACGAGCTTCGGGAAGCCGGGGTTAATATGGAGATTCTCCCCATCATCCTCGACAAAGTAAGGTACGATACATGA
- the fabD gene encoding ACP S-malonyltransferase, whose protein sequence is MKRAYLFPGQGAQFVGMGKALYDTLPLAKELFEQANEILGFRITDLMFEGSEEDLRQTRVTQPSIFLHSVILAKSMGDEFTPDMAAGHSLGEFSALVAAGALSFEDGLKLVYKRALAMQKACEKNPSTMAAILGLPDDKVEEICAGIDEVVVPANYNCPGQIVISGSMKGIELACAKMKEAGAKRALPLKVGGAFHSPLMEPAREELSEAIAATTFFKPGCPIYQNVSTVGETDPKVIKANLVAQLTAPVKWTQSVQQMIADGATEFVELGPGNVLQGLVSKIDNSVTVSGKQ, encoded by the coding sequence ATGAAACGAGCATATCTATTTCCCGGACAAGGTGCACAATTTGTCGGCATGGGAAAAGCGTTATACGATACATTGCCACTGGCAAAAGAGTTGTTTGAACAGGCCAACGAGATCCTGGGTTTCAGGATTACCGACCTGATGTTCGAGGGGAGTGAAGAGGATCTCCGTCAGACCAGGGTCACACAACCGTCAATCTTTCTCCATTCAGTCATTCTGGCAAAAAGCATGGGTGACGAGTTTACTCCCGACATGGCTGCCGGCCATTCACTGGGAGAGTTTTCCGCACTGGTGGCAGCCGGCGCATTATCGTTCGAAGATGGATTGAAACTGGTCTATAAACGGGCTCTCGCCATGCAGAAAGCATGTGAGAAGAATCCATCCACCATGGCAGCCATCCTGGGCCTGCCGGACGACAAGGTAGAGGAGATCTGCGCAGGAATCGACGAGGTGGTGGTACCGGCCAACTACAACTGCCCGGGACAAATTGTGATTTCCGGATCGATGAAAGGTATCGAGCTTGCCTGTGCAAAGATGAAGGAAGCCGGAGCCAAGAGAGCACTCCCATTAAAAGTGGGAGGTGCGTTCCACTCGCCGCTCATGGAACCCGCCCGCGAAGAATTGTCGGAGGCGATTGCCGCAACCACCTTCTTCAAACCTGGTTGTCCGATTTATCAGAACGTCTCTACAGTTGGCGAAACCGACCCGAAGGTGATAAAGGCAAATCTTGTGGCTCAACTGACCGCTCCGGTAAAATGGACCCAATCGGTTCAGCAGATGATTGCCGACGGAGCCACCGAGTTTGTGGAGCTTGGTCCCGGCAACGTGCTGCAAGGACTGGTCTCCAAGATTGACAACAGCGTCACCGTTTCTGGAAAACAATAA
- a CDS encoding DUF4919 domain-containing protein, producing the protein MKKIAILALLICCSITLSAQYDEPTAPDYKSIEKNINNSSSHLNYEVLMERYRMGDSTMTIDEKRHLYFGYVFQPSYNPADTSQYNTRMATVLNKQYFSDQDYEEVLQYAEALLKEDPFNMRALNAKLLVFAQKNNVEAYRRTAKQRNIVQQAIISTGDGMSKSTPYYVIKVSHEYDLLGFLGFKFGGEDKIERNCNCNSLTLAPNRFGVDKLYFDISPTFEYIKRKGSGKI; encoded by the coding sequence ATGAAAAAAATCGCGATTCTCGCCCTGCTTATCTGCTGCAGTATTACTCTTTCCGCTCAATATGACGAGCCAACTGCACCCGATTACAAGTCGATTGAGAAAAACATCAACAACAGTTCCTCACATCTCAATTACGAAGTACTGATGGAACGCTACAGGATGGGAGACTCCACCATGACGATAGATGAGAAGAGACACCTCTATTTCGGCTATGTATTTCAACCGTCATACAACCCTGCAGACACATCTCAATACAATACCCGGATGGCTACCGTTTTGAACAAGCAATATTTCTCCGACCAGGATTATGAGGAGGTGCTGCAATACGCAGAAGCGCTGCTCAAAGAAGATCCCTTCAATATGCGTGCTCTCAACGCCAAATTGTTGGTTTTCGCACAAAAGAACAACGTGGAGGCATATCGCAGGACGGCTAAGCAAAGAAACATCGTCCAGCAGGCAATCATCAGTACGGGTGACGGAATGTCGAAATCCACTCCCTATTACGTGATAAAAGTATCACACGAATATGATCTGCTGGGATTCCTTGGATTCAAGTTCGGCGGAGAGGACAAGATCGAGAGAAATTGCAACTGCAACTCCCTGACTCTTGCTCCCAACCGGTTTGGAGTGGATAAGCTTTACTTCGATATTTCACCTACATTCGAATATATCAAACGGAAGGGAAGCGGAAAGATTTAG
- a CDS encoding DUF4922 domain-containing protein, with protein sequence MHLQQKIDRLFIEQQRDWTELKSSIEQLDRLKVKEFNWGSGLNVNVQFNPSRIESVSSQVDNSSIEERPCFLCGKNRPKIQSGIPFLDKYIILINPFPILRNHLTVAIHSHVPQRIRRKTGDMLTLAELLPDYIVFYNGPKCGASAPDHFHLQAGLKAPILMTGENELRSCLIIESSSKQEVEERFEDVYQYLHSRQPDEEEPLFNLIAFVESNRYMLHVFPRKAHRPRQFYETGKRQLLVSPGAIDMAGLIITAREEDFNKIGKEVIEDIYSQVSMPII encoded by the coding sequence ATGCATCTTCAACAAAAAATCGACCGGCTGTTCATTGAACAACAAAGAGACTGGACAGAGTTGAAAAGCTCTATCGAACAGCTTGATCGGCTGAAGGTAAAAGAGTTCAATTGGGGAAGCGGGCTCAACGTGAATGTCCAGTTCAATCCGTCACGTATTGAATCGGTATCGTCTCAGGTGGACAATAGCAGTATAGAAGAGCGTCCCTGTTTCCTGTGCGGGAAGAACCGTCCAAAAATCCAATCGGGGATACCTTTCCTCGATAAATATATTATACTGATCAATCCTTTTCCGATCCTGCGGAATCATCTAACAGTAGCCATCCATTCGCATGTTCCGCAACGTATCCGGAGAAAAACTGGCGATATGCTTACACTCGCCGAACTGCTACCCGACTACATTGTATTTTACAACGGTCCGAAATGCGGTGCATCGGCACCCGACCATTTTCATCTGCAGGCAGGACTGAAAGCGCCTATTTTGATGACCGGGGAGAACGAGCTCCGTTCCTGCCTGATTATCGAAAGCTCCTCTAAACAGGAGGTAGAAGAGCGCTTCGAGGACGTTTATCAATACCTGCACAGCCGTCAACCCGATGAGGAGGAGCCGTTGTTCAATCTCATTGCTTTTGTGGAAAGCAATCGCTACATGCTGCATGTTTTTCCACGTAAAGCTCACCGCCCGCGTCAATTCTACGAAACGGGCAAACGGCAGCTGCTCGTCAGTCCGGGCGCCATCGATATGGCCGGACTGATTATTACGGCTCGCGAAGAGGATTTCAATAAGATAGGAAAAGAAGTGATTGAAGATATCTATTCCCAGGTATCAATGCCCATAATTTAA
- a CDS encoding helix-turn-helix domain-containing protein, with the protein MTTDIKAIGERIKGLRDALDLTPDEMAQQLELETGAYLAYEQGEGDISISLLKRIEKEFNVDLATLMFGTEPKMSSYFVTRKDQGLAVERVAAYKYQSLTAGFTHNIADIFIVTVEPKSTDSDFFLNIHPGQEFNMVLEGSLLFHHNGKNITLNEGDSIYFDSSLPHGMKALNNKAVKFLAVVIEP; encoded by the coding sequence ATGACAACCGACATTAAAGCAATCGGGGAACGCATAAAGGGGTTGCGCGACGCTCTCGATCTCACACCCGATGAGATGGCCCAACAACTTGAGCTGGAAACAGGCGCATACCTGGCTTACGAACAGGGAGAGGGTGACATCTCAATCTCACTTCTCAAACGGATCGAAAAGGAGTTCAACGTGGATCTGGCCACACTGATGTTCGGAACCGAACCGAAGATGAGCTCCTACTTCGTAACACGCAAGGATCAGGGGCTCGCCGTCGAACGTGTCGCCGCATATAAGTACCAGTCGTTGACGGCAGGATTTACCCACAACATCGCCGATATTTTCATTGTAACCGTCGAGCCCAAGTCCACGGATTCCGATTTTTTCCTGAACATCCATCCGGGTCAGGAGTTCAACATGGTGCTCGAGGGGAGCCTCCTGTTCCACCACAACGGCAAGAATATCACCTTGAACGAAGGCGACAGCATCTATTTCGACTCTTCACTTCCTCACGGAATGAAGGCGTTGAACAACAAGGCTGTGAAATTTCTGGCTGTGGTAATCGAACCGTAA